Within Metabacillus sp. KUDC1714, the genomic segment AGTTTTGTCATCTGAAAAAAGACAAAGCAAAAAGCTGAACTGCCCTAGATGTAACATTTTAATGGAAGAAACTTTACAAAGAAGTTATGGTGAGATTGGAAGTCTATATGAATGCCCTAAATGTAAGGGGATTATATAAAAGTAACCGTCTAATTTAGGCGGTTATTTTTCATTACTCACTAATTCTCTGATTAGTATTTAAACAGTAATGAGAAGTTTTGGACAAGTTTTTTCTTATTAATGTAATAAACCCATTTTTTTAGAATAGGTATATATTGATAGATTGGACAAGGCTTACATAATAAACTTTCTACTATCATTTTCTGTCTTGAAATAATTAATAGGAGGGATTTTAATTGATTTATTCAGAACCGGGTACAAAGGGGTCAAAGGTTACATTTAAGTCAAAGTACGAAAATTATATTGGTGGAGAATGGACGCCACCGGTAAAAGGGAAATACTTCGAGAATGTATCACCAGTGAATGGGCGTGTTTTTTGTGAAGTAGCTAGATCTTCATCTGATGATATTGAACATGCGCTCGATGCGGCATATGCAGCGAAAAAATCATGGGGTGAAACGTCTGCTGCCGAAAGAGCAAATATTTTAAATAAAATTGCGGACAGGCTAGAACAAAATTTAGAAATGCTAGCAGTGGCTGAAACTTGGGATAACGGAAAGCCAATTAGGGAAACTTTGAATGCAGATATTCCATTAGCAATTGATCACTTTCGATATTTTGCAGGGTGTATACGCTCTCAAGAGGGAAGCATTAGTGAGGTAGATAAAGACACTGTAGCCTATCATTTTCATGAACCACTCGGAGTAGTAGGACAAATCATTCCTTGGAACTTTCCAATTCTAATGGCAACCTGGAAACTTGCACCTGCTCTTGCAGCTGGAAATTGTGTTGTACTGAAGCCTGCAGAACAAACACCTGTAAGTATTTTAGTTGTAATGGAATTAATCGCAGATCTCTTACCAAAGGGTGTTGTTAATATTGTTAATGGTTTTGGGGTAGAGGCAGGCAAACCACTTGCTACTAATAACCGTGTAGCTAAAGTCGCTTTCACAGGTGAGACAACAACAGGGCGACTTATTATGCAGTATGCATCTCAGAATTTAATCCCAGTTACACTCGAACTTGGTGGTAAGTCTCCAAATATATTCTTTGAAAATGTAATGGATAGAGATGATGACTTTTTAGATAAAGCAATCGAAGGGTTTGTTATGTTTGCTCTTAATCAAGGAGAAGTTTGTACTTGTCCATCCCGTGCTTTAATTCAAGAATCTATCTATGATGACTTTATGGAAAAGGCATTAAAGCGTGTTAATGAAATTATACAGGCTAATCCTTTAGATACTGACACAATGATAGGTGCACAGGCCTCTACAGAACAGTTAGAAAAAATACTCTCTTATATTGATATCGGGCAACAAGAAGGAGCGCAACTCTTAACCGGAGGAGGAAGAAAATATCTAGAAGGTGACCTAAGCGGAGGATATTATGTAAAACCAACTGTTTTTAAAGGGCATAATCAAATGAGGATCTTTCAAGAAGAAATTTTTGGTCCGGTAGTTTCGGTCACTACATTTAAAAATCAGGAAGATGCATTGGGAATTGCAAATGATACTTTATACGGATTAGGTGCAGGAGTTTGGTCTCGAGATATAAATACTGCATACAGATTTGGGAGAGGAATTGAAGCTGGACGTGTTTGGACAAACTGCTACCACGCTTATCCTGCACATGCAGCATTCGGTGGTTATAAAATGTCTGGTATAGGAAGAGAAAACCACAAAATGATGCTTAGTCATTACCAGCAAACAAAAAATATGTTAGTTAGCTATAGTCAAACTAAATTAGGATTCTTTTAATATATGAAATATGTAAACTTCCGCATCTTAAGTTTAATGCGGAAGTTTACATTATTAAGGAGGAAAGAGGTATGGAGGAAGTTAAAAAAGTAGTTTGTACAAAAAAAGCATCTGAATTAATTGGTGATTTAAAGCAGAAACATGGTCCATTAATGTTCCATCAATCTGGAGGGTGTTGTGATGGTAGTTCACCGATGTGCTACCAAGCAGATGAAGTTTTAATTGGTGAGCAAGATATTTTACTAGGATATATTGAGGAATGTCCGTTTTATATAGGTAAAGCACAATATGGCTATTGGATGCATACACAATTAATTATTGATGTTGTCGAAGGAAGAGGTGGGATGTTTTCATTAGAAGGGCCTGAGGGTGTAAGGTTTTTAACGAGATCAAGGGTTTTTACAGAAAATGAGAAGAAGACACTTTAGGTTCTTTCTATATACAAGTTCATCTAAAATTTTATTGAAAAAGTTTACTAGAATGATTGACTCATTTATAAATATAGGTTATTATTAACTCCTGTCCTCAAACAGAAGTAACATTACTATTTCAGAAAAATAACTTTTAAAAAAGTTATTGACTTAAAAAAGTATAAATGTTATGATAAATACCTAGTCGTTAAGAACGACTAATAAATGATCTTTGAAAACTAAACAAAACCAAGCGTGCCAACGTTAATTTTCAATTAACAAAACAACGTACTATATAGTACAAATTTATGAGCTATATCAAACACTTTATTGGAGAGTTTGATCCTGGCTCAGGACGAACGCTGGCGGCGTGCCTAATACATGCAAGTCGAGCGAATCAATGGGAGCTTGCTCCCTGAGATTAGCGGCGGACGGGTGAGTAACACGTGGGTAACCTGCCTGTAAGATTGGGATAACTCCGGGAAACCGGAGCTAATACCGGATAACATTTTGAACCGCATGGTTCAAAATTGAAAGATGGTTTCGGCTATCACTTACAGATGGACCTGCGGCGCATTAGCTAGTTGGTGAGGTAACGGCTCACCAAGGCAACGATGCGTAGCCGACCTGAGAGGGTGATCGGCCACACTGGGACTGAGACACGGCCCAGACTCCTACGGGAGGCAGCAGTAGGGAATCTTCCGCAATGGACGAAAGTCTGACGGAGCAACGCCGCGTGAACGATGAAGGCCTTCGGGTCGTAAAGTTCTGTTGTTAGGGAAGAACAAGTACCAGAGTAACTGCTGGTACCTTGACGGTACCTAACCAGAAAGCCACGGCTAACTACGTGCCAGCAGCCGCGGTAATACGTAGGTGGCAAGCGTTGTCCGGAATTATTGGGCGTAAAGCGTACGCAGGCGGTTTCTTAAGTCTGATGTGAAAGCCCACGGCTCAACCGTGGAGGGTCATTGGAAACTGGGGAACTTGAGTACAGAAGAGGAGAGTGGAATTCCACGTGTAGCGGTGAAATGCGTAGAGATGTGGAGGAACACCAGTGGCGAAGGCGACTCTCTGGTCTGTAACTGACGCTGAGGTACGAAAGCGTGGGGAGCGAACAGGATTAGATACCCTGGTAGTCCACGCCGTAAACGATGAGTGCTAAGTGTTAGAGGGTTTCCGCCCTTTAGTGCTGCAGCAAACGCATTAAGCACTCCGCCTGGGGAGTACGGTCGCAAGACTGAAACTCAAAGGAATTGACGGGGGCCCGCACAAGCGGTGGAGCATGTGGTTTAATTCGAAGCAACGCGAAGAACCTTACCAGGTCTTGACATCCCACTGCCCGGTATAGAGATATACCTTTCCCTTCGGGGACAGTGGTGACAGGTGGTGCATGGTTGTCGTCAGCTCGTGTCGTGAGATGTTGGGTTAAGTCCCGCAACGAGCGCAACCCTTGATCTTAGTTGCCAGCATTTAGTTGGGCACTCTAAGGTGACTGCCGGTGACAAACCGGAGGAAGGTGGGGATGACGTCAAATCATCATGCCCCTTATGACCTGGGCTACACACGTGCTACAATGGATGGTACAAAGGGCTGCAAGACCGCGAGGTCAAGCCAATCCCATAAAACCATTCTCAGTTCGGATTGCAGGCTGCAACTCGCCTGCATGAAGCTGGAATCGCTAGTAATCGCGGATCAGCATGCCGCGGTGAATACGTTCCCGGGCCTTGTACACACCGCCCGTCACACCACGAGAGTTTGTAACACCCGAAGTCGGTGGGGTAACCGTAAGGAGCCAGCCGCCTAAGGTGGGACAGATGATTGGGGTGAAGTCGTAACAAGGTAGCCGTATCGGAAGGTGCGGCTGGATCACCTCCTTTCTAAGGAAAATGAGGCACACTTGGTTTTTGTTTAGTTTTGAGAGATCATACTGATCTTTCAATATGTAAGAAAAGACATAGGAGTTTAAATGCATCTAGCATTTGCACATCCTGTGCTTTATGTTCCTTGAAAACTAGATAACGATAACAATTCAAGTAATTCACTGAGTTTAAACGCTTAGTTTAGTGATTCTCTTAATAATTGATTTAAATGACATTTTTAATGTCGAAGGTTAAGTTGTTAAGGGCGCACGGTGGATGCCTTGGCACTAGGAGCCGATGAAGGACGGTACTAACACCGATATGCTTCGGGGAGCTGTAAGTAAGCTTTGATCCGGAGATTTCCGAATGGGGAAACCCACTGCTCGTAATGGAGTAGTATTTTTACCTGAATACATAGGGTAATAAAGGCAGACCCGGGGAACTGAAACATCTAAGTACCCGGAGGAAGAGAAAGCAAACGCGATTTCCTGAGTAGCGGCGAGCGAAACGGAATTAGCCCAAACCAAGAGGCTTGCCTCTTGGGGTTGTAGGACACTCTATACGGAGTTACAAAGGAACGAAGTAAATGAAGAGGTCTGGAAAGGCCCGTCAAAGAAGGTAACAACCCTGTAGTTGAAACTTCGTTCCCTCCAGAGTGGATCCTGAGTACGGCGGGACACGAGAAATCCCGTCGGAAGCAGGGAGGACCATCTCCCAAGGCTAAATACTCCCTAGTGACCGATAGTGAACCAGTACCGTGAGGGAAAGGTGAAAAGCACCCCGGAAGGGGAGTGAAATAGATCCTGAAACCGTGTGCCTACAAGTAGTCAAAGCCCGTTAATGGGTAATGGCGTGCCTTTTGTAGAATGAACCGGCGAGTTACGATCCCGTGCAAGGTTAAGTTGATGAGACGGAGCCGCAGCGAAAGCGAGTCTGAATAGGGCGAAAGAGTACGTGGTCGTAGACCCGAAACCAGGTGATCTACCCATGTCCAGGGTGAAGTTCAGGTAACACTGAATGGAGGCCCGAACCCACGCACGTTGAAAAGTGCGGGGATGAGGTGTGGGTAGCGGAGAAATTCCAATCGAACCTGGAGATAGCTGGTTCTCTCCGAAATAGCTTTAGGGCTAGCCTTGAATTTAGAGTCTTGGAGGTAGAGCACTGATTGGACTAGGGGCCCCCAACGGGTTACCGAATTCAGTCAAACTCCGAATGCCAAAGACTTATATTCAGGAGTCAGACTGCGAGTGATAAGATCCGTAGTCAAGA encodes:
- the adh gene encoding aldehyde dehydrogenase, producing MIYSEPGTKGSKVTFKSKYENYIGGEWTPPVKGKYFENVSPVNGRVFCEVARSSSDDIEHALDAAYAAKKSWGETSAAERANILNKIADRLEQNLEMLAVAETWDNGKPIRETLNADIPLAIDHFRYFAGCIRSQEGSISEVDKDTVAYHFHEPLGVVGQIIPWNFPILMATWKLAPALAAGNCVVLKPAEQTPVSILVVMELIADLLPKGVVNIVNGFGVEAGKPLATNNRVAKVAFTGETTTGRLIMQYASQNLIPVTLELGGKSPNIFFENVMDRDDDFLDKAIEGFVMFALNQGEVCTCPSRALIQESIYDDFMEKALKRVNEIIQANPLDTDTMIGAQASTEQLEKILSYIDIGQQEGAQLLTGGGRKYLEGDLSGGYYVKPTVFKGHNQMRIFQEEIFGPVVSVTTFKNQEDALGIANDTLYGLGAGVWSRDINTAYRFGRGIEAGRVWTNCYHAYPAHAAFGGYKMSGIGRENHKMMLSHYQQTKNMLVSYSQTKLGFF
- a CDS encoding DUF779 domain-containing protein, which encodes MEEVKKVVCTKKASELIGDLKQKHGPLMFHQSGGCCDGSSPMCYQADEVLIGEQDILLGYIEECPFYIGKAQYGYWMHTQLIIDVVEGRGGMFSLEGPEGVRFLTRSRVFTENEKKTL